One segment of Rhodopirellula baltica SH 1 DNA contains the following:
- a CDS encoding SMEK domain-containing protein, translated as MTRQREESLGEAKEWMERLELAIRADRSLRHLNSAIEIEATFRDVLNAAYGWNLENDNTLFKQNQDSFDLSDRAARVAVQVSVTRSAAKIKDTIKTFMENHVASFDRLIFVHPEIEFNTSNANVSDLIGDFDFDAKRDQIGLGHLLKKAQNMTVEMQTEFVDLLRSELKPLGRAVQMGVDQTLETLIDVIVYMSENTSAVDASVDERTPDQERKLRRFEKHAEFLLDQFRVNQDLHASVQNARAAIGYDTVRAAKIQAWLKLNSLDALDLKNGDAREAFRHLVQTLLEKAQVRGNDAEETAVRFLIADEFIRCNVFPNPSV; from the coding sequence GTGACACGACAAAGAGAGGAATCGCTTGGAGAAGCCAAAGAGTGGATGGAACGTCTGGAATTGGCAATACGCGCTGACCGGTCATTGCGGCACCTAAATTCAGCCATTGAAATAGAAGCGACTTTTCGCGATGTGCTGAATGCCGCTTATGGGTGGAATCTTGAAAATGACAACACGCTGTTCAAGCAAAATCAAGATTCATTCGATTTGTCGGATCGAGCCGCGCGAGTTGCGGTTCAGGTCAGCGTTACGCGGAGTGCCGCCAAAATCAAGGACACGATCAAGACATTCATGGAAAACCATGTGGCATCTTTCGATCGGCTCATTTTTGTCCATCCTGAAATTGAATTTAACACTTCCAATGCCAATGTGTCTGATCTGATCGGAGATTTTGACTTTGACGCCAAACGAGATCAGATTGGTCTAGGGCACCTGCTCAAGAAAGCTCAAAACATGACAGTGGAGATGCAAACTGAGTTTGTCGACCTGTTGCGAAGCGAGCTAAAGCCACTTGGGCGGGCGGTTCAGATGGGAGTCGACCAGACCCTTGAAACGCTGATCGATGTCATCGTTTACATGTCCGAAAATACTTCGGCGGTTGACGCTTCTGTTGACGAGCGAACTCCAGATCAGGAGCGGAAGCTTCGTCGGTTTGAGAAGCATGCTGAGTTCCTGCTTGATCAATTTCGCGTGAATCAGGATCTACACGCCTCCGTGCAAAATGCGCGTGCAGCGATTGGTTACGACACCGTTCGCGCGGCCAAAATCCAGGCTTGGCTGAAGTTAAATAGCCTTGATGCCCTGGATTTGAAAAACGGCGACGCTCGGGAGGCTTTTCGTCACCTGGTTCAGACCTTGCTCGAAAAAGCACAGGTGAGAGGCAATGATGCCGAAGAAACTGCAGTGCGTTTTTTGATTGCGGACGAATTCATTCGCTGCAACGTCTTCCCAAACCCCTCAGTCTAG
- a CDS encoding helix-turn-helix domain-containing protein: MQLGKRLRQLRNAQGLTLRELADRVSVGFTYLCKIETNKLEHGHSPSNRLLESLAQELDASAEELILLADRVPPSLADKVHAHPEAFIALAQLDDQQLNRVLQLAGAAEFDDAKSLGGVCR; encoded by the coding sequence GTGCAACTTGGAAAACGACTTCGACAGCTGCGTAACGCACAAGGTTTGACGCTACGTGAACTCGCTGACCGAGTAAGCGTAGGGTTTACGTACCTCTGCAAAATCGAAACGAACAAGCTTGAGCATGGGCACTCCCCATCAAATCGCTTGCTCGAATCCCTTGCCCAAGAACTCGATGCGAGCGCGGAAGAATTAATTCTGCTTGCCGATCGTGTGCCCCCCTCGCTCGCAGACAAAGTCCACGCACACCCTGAAGCTTTTATCGCTTTGGCTCAATTAGACGACCAACAACTCAACCGGGTTCTGCAATTGGCGGGCGCAGCTGAATTCGATGATGCCAAATCTCTCGGCGGCGTGTGCCGCTGA
- a CDS encoding DUF1501 domain-containing protein, whose product MKLNRRDCLVQSTWTTGALAVTASALPASSAWANDSGVQTLVQHHPAKAKRVIFLFMHGGPSHVDTFDYKPMLIRDNGKDLPFELPPQISAKPTLLASPWKWSQHGEAGLWATDLLQEMNKHLDSLCVVRSMHTRGQSHGQAVGMVNTGSDNFVRPSVGAWISYALGAGHPDLPAHVAIAPATAHGGPRNYGAAFLPAKHQATVVGKNGQIGDGKIAYLDAAEGHQFDLVNQLNRGHVQSAGRDRATDGAIEAVDLANRMRGTAPEVMDLSKETDATKKLYGIGEKTTDSFGRSCLMARRLAESGVRFITVSSGQVWDQHGNLKNGHEKNAAKTDLPIAGLFADLKQRGLWEETLVVWGGEFGRTPVVQGSNGRDHNPQGFSMVLGGGGIRGGITYGETDDYGYYAVRDRVHMHDLHATMLHQLGVDHERLTYPYAGRDFRLTDVHGRVVEEILES is encoded by the coding sequence ATGAAATTGAACCGTCGAGATTGCTTGGTCCAATCGACTTGGACGACTGGGGCGTTGGCTGTGACCGCGTCGGCGCTGCCGGCTTCGAGTGCGTGGGCCAATGACTCGGGTGTGCAGACGCTTGTGCAGCATCATCCGGCAAAGGCCAAGCGGGTGATCTTTTTGTTCATGCATGGCGGCCCATCGCACGTCGACACGTTTGACTACAAACCGATGTTGATTCGCGACAATGGAAAGGATCTGCCGTTTGAATTGCCGCCACAGATCAGTGCCAAACCGACATTGCTGGCGAGCCCTTGGAAATGGTCGCAACACGGTGAGGCTGGGTTATGGGCAACCGATTTATTGCAGGAGATGAACAAGCATCTTGATTCGCTGTGCGTTGTTCGGTCCATGCACACTCGCGGTCAATCACACGGCCAAGCGGTCGGGATGGTGAACACGGGCAGCGACAACTTTGTCCGCCCCAGTGTTGGTGCATGGATCAGCTATGCATTGGGAGCCGGCCATCCGGATTTGCCGGCTCACGTTGCGATCGCACCCGCGACGGCCCATGGTGGACCTCGCAACTACGGGGCCGCGTTCTTGCCCGCCAAGCATCAAGCGACCGTGGTGGGCAAGAACGGTCAGATTGGCGATGGAAAGATCGCTTACTTGGATGCCGCTGAGGGACACCAGTTTGACTTGGTCAACCAGCTCAACCGAGGCCATGTGCAATCCGCAGGGCGAGACCGCGCGACCGATGGTGCCATCGAGGCGGTGGACTTGGCCAACCGGATGCGAGGCACCGCACCGGAAGTGATGGATCTATCCAAGGAGACCGACGCGACAAAAAAACTGTACGGGATCGGTGAGAAGACGACCGACTCGTTTGGACGCAGTTGTTTGATGGCGCGTCGGTTGGCAGAATCCGGCGTTCGATTCATCACCGTCAGCAGTGGCCAGGTGTGGGATCAACACGGCAATCTGAAGAACGGGCACGAGAAAAATGCCGCCAAGACGGACCTGCCAATCGCGGGATTGTTTGCGGATCTGAAACAACGCGGGCTCTGGGAGGAGACGTTGGTTGTGTGGGGCGGCGAGTTTGGTCGGACGCCCGTTGTTCAGGGCAGCAATGGCCGCGACCACAACCCGCAGGGATTTTCGATGGTGCTGGGTGGTGGCGGTATTCGCGGCGGCATCACGTACGGTGAGACCGATGATTACGGCTACTACGCGGTTCGCGATCGCGTCCACATGCACGATTTGCACGCGACCATGCTGCATCAACTTGGAGTCGACCACGAGCGTTTGACGTATCCCTACGCTGGTCGCGATTTTCGTCTGACGGACGTCCACGGACGTGTGGTCGAGGAAATCTTGGAGTCGTGA
- a CDS encoding DUF1549 domain-containing protein — MKSPFAPLSFDDVIAGRSGDRCCSITNCWPTARWLLAFVWLTVGCAAMLAADESNEESFDFFETRIRPVLIDHCYECHAEDSEELGGSLRLDVKEGWMIGGDSGPAIRPGDPAASELMAAIRYESSEMPPSGKLPDHVVRDFEKWIRDGAADPRLMDEDEHLTRSQHQAFDWDQAREFWAFQPPRSSASPVAFDSDSAIDAFVQKRLDAEGLTATPIAPPSVRLRRLAFDLTGLPPDPKTLRQFQADPSDTHWRRLVDRYLASPQFAEHWARHWMDVARYADSNGSDFNATHHDAWRYRDYLVRSFADDMPIDRMIREQIAGDLLPASSDEDRRDKLVATTFLMIGTKMLSERNKTKLRMDVVDEQLDTVGRAFLGMTFGCARCHDHKFDPITTRDYYAMAGIFRSTRTLHGESQQYVSTWKKTPLPISKQHEQSIRKHEQSLQGLDREIKEVESELKILAEKTELEGITIDDVDAVRAGHWVESTYKSGFVGKGYVHDENRNKGEASIRFAAVLPNAGRYELRVHYNASGNRASNLPVSVQLNDETHDLILDQTVPPKTGTYSVLKEFDCDAETQALVTLSNRGTDGYVIADAVQWVQIDGKADQGDSAAEIERTIAMRTALTQTLKKLRSQRADLLANAPPPVPTAMALADLPSDEREDCPIHIRGEVSNLGDIVPRGIPQIFSESTTAFEPLEGSGRLELAQWLTDPDHPLTARVSVNRIWMHLMGEGLVRTVDNFGVRGEKPTHPELLDALTIDFVRNGWRQKRLIRNIVCSDAYSRAMVSDDDPRVSLDPENRLRGRAVRRRIPAEAIRDAMLVAAGTLDPSGREDLMDSYATLVSQNNANSKATTKFGLDDPKRTLYLPLIRSEVPPLLSNLDAADPDLLVGKRPTTNVPSQALTLIGSPEVRQWAMQTTKRMMSETTDETQRVRWACAVLFSRDPRPLDEEILHTWLDSDVAKAMSSDEERYREWIAAMFASTEFRFLD, encoded by the coding sequence ATGAAGAGTCCGTTCGCCCCGCTCTCGTTTGATGACGTCATCGCAGGACGATCTGGCGATCGATGTTGTTCGATCACCAATTGTTGGCCGACCGCTCGATGGTTGCTCGCTTTTGTGTGGTTGACTGTTGGGTGCGCCGCGATGCTCGCCGCGGATGAATCGAACGAAGAATCCTTTGATTTCTTCGAAACTCGCATTCGTCCGGTCTTGATTGATCACTGCTACGAATGTCATGCGGAAGATTCGGAAGAGCTTGGCGGCTCGTTGCGGTTGGATGTGAAGGAAGGATGGATGATCGGCGGTGACAGTGGGCCGGCCATCCGACCCGGCGATCCAGCGGCGAGCGAACTGATGGCAGCGATTCGGTACGAGTCGTCCGAGATGCCGCCCTCGGGAAAGCTGCCCGATCACGTGGTGCGAGATTTCGAAAAATGGATTCGCGATGGCGCCGCCGATCCAAGATTGATGGACGAGGACGAACACCTTACACGCTCGCAGCATCAGGCATTCGATTGGGACCAAGCTCGCGAGTTTTGGGCGTTTCAGCCGCCACGCTCCAGTGCTTCTCCGGTTGCGTTTGATTCCGATTCGGCGATCGATGCGTTTGTGCAAAAACGTTTGGACGCGGAAGGTTTGACCGCGACACCGATCGCACCCCCGAGTGTGCGACTTCGCCGTTTGGCATTTGATCTGACCGGTTTGCCACCCGATCCGAAAACCCTTCGTCAGTTTCAAGCGGACCCGAGCGACACACATTGGCGGCGATTGGTGGATCGCTATCTCGCCAGCCCTCAGTTTGCGGAACATTGGGCGAGGCACTGGATGGATGTGGCTCGCTATGCCGACAGCAACGGCAGCGATTTCAATGCGACGCATCATGACGCATGGCGATATCGTGATTACTTGGTGCGGTCATTTGCCGACGACATGCCAATCGACCGGATGATTCGAGAGCAAATCGCGGGTGACTTGTTGCCGGCGTCCTCGGATGAAGATCGACGTGACAAATTGGTCGCCACCACGTTCTTGATGATCGGCACCAAGATGCTGAGTGAACGCAACAAGACCAAGTTGCGAATGGATGTGGTCGACGAACAACTCGATACGGTCGGTCGTGCTTTTCTTGGAATGACGTTCGGTTGTGCCCGCTGCCACGATCACAAGTTTGATCCCATCACCACGCGAGATTACTACGCGATGGCGGGGATCTTTCGAAGCACGCGAACACTGCATGGTGAGTCACAGCAATACGTTAGCACTTGGAAGAAAACTCCGCTTCCAATTTCGAAACAGCACGAGCAGTCCATTCGCAAGCATGAGCAATCGCTGCAAGGCCTCGATCGAGAGATCAAGGAAGTCGAGTCGGAACTGAAAATTCTGGCAGAGAAGACGGAACTCGAAGGCATCACGATCGATGATGTGGATGCGGTTCGCGCAGGCCACTGGGTTGAATCAACGTACAAATCTGGTTTTGTTGGCAAAGGTTATGTGCACGACGAAAACCGCAACAAAGGCGAGGCGTCGATCCGGTTTGCGGCGGTCTTGCCCAATGCCGGACGATATGAACTTCGCGTTCACTACAATGCCAGTGGCAACCGGGCGTCAAATCTGCCTGTTTCGGTCCAATTGAACGACGAGACTCACGATCTGATTCTGGATCAGACGGTGCCACCGAAAACTGGCACCTACAGCGTGCTCAAAGAGTTTGACTGCGACGCCGAGACCCAGGCACTGGTCACGCTCTCGAACCGTGGCACGGATGGCTATGTGATTGCCGATGCCGTGCAGTGGGTTCAGATCGATGGCAAAGCGGACCAGGGTGACTCGGCCGCGGAGATTGAACGAACGATCGCGATGCGAACCGCGTTGACTCAGACACTCAAAAAGCTGAGGTCACAACGTGCCGATTTGCTCGCCAATGCTCCGCCCCCGGTTCCCACCGCGATGGCACTCGCGGATTTACCAAGCGATGAGCGGGAGGATTGCCCGATTCATATTCGGGGCGAAGTCAGCAATTTGGGCGACATCGTCCCGAGAGGCATTCCGCAGATCTTCAGCGAATCCACCACCGCGTTTGAGCCGTTGGAAGGAAGTGGTCGGTTGGAGTTGGCACAGTGGTTGACCGATCCGGATCACCCGCTGACCGCACGCGTCAGTGTCAATCGAATTTGGATGCACCTGATGGGCGAAGGATTGGTGCGGACGGTTGATAACTTTGGCGTTCGGGGTGAAAAACCGACTCATCCCGAGTTGCTGGATGCGTTGACGATCGACTTTGTCCGCAACGGTTGGCGTCAGAAGCGTTTGATACGAAACATCGTTTGCAGCGACGCGTATTCGCGAGCAATGGTTTCGGATGATGACCCGCGAGTCTCGCTCGATCCTGAAAACCGATTGCGAGGTCGGGCTGTCCGCAGACGCATTCCTGCCGAAGCGATTCGCGATGCCATGTTGGTTGCTGCCGGCACGCTCGACCCCAGCGGTCGTGAAGACTTGATGGACAGCTACGCAACCTTGGTCAGTCAAAACAACGCCAACTCAAAAGCAACGACCAAGTTTGGACTGGATGATCCGAAGCGAACCCTCTATCTGCCGCTGATTCGATCCGAAGTGCCACCGCTCCTGTCGAACCTGGACGCGGCGGATCCGGATTTGTTGGTTGGGAAACGACCGACGACGAATGTGCCGTCACAAGCATTGACGTTGATCGGCAGTCCCGAAGTACGCCAGTGGGCGATGCAGACGACGAAGCGAATGATGAGCGAGACGACCGACGAGACGCAGCGTGTCCGGTGGGCTTGCGCGGTGTTGTTCTCTCGTGACCCTCGACCGCTCGATGAAGAAATCTTGCACACTTGGTTGGATAGCGATGTGGCGAAGGCCATGTCGAGCGACGAAGAACGCTATCGCGAATGGATCGCGGCGATGTTTGCGAGCACCGAATTTCGATTTTTGGATTGA
- a CDS encoding arylsulfatase has product MNLARIAPIQTSSQFLRSLSRLALAFCCIAVSYRVVSGDESSKADSPASGDALRPNIIYVMADDLGYGDLGCYGQTRIQTPHLDQMAADGIRFTDHYAGHTVCRPSRLTLWTGKHVGSTGLIGNAARNLTGEQPTVASLLSDAGYATGGVGKWALGNVDVPEEIENPGHPLANGFDAWTGYMNQSNAHNYYPRFLWQNYERRFFPGNVISTDPIARGRVAVKRESYSHDVMTDAAFDFIREHRSDPFLLHVHWTIPHANNEGGRLNGDGMEVPDYGIYADEGWPNPEKGFAAMITRMDRDMGRLMDLLEELKLSEKTLVIFTSDNGPHHEGGHSDLFFNSSGPLQGSKRSMHEGGIRVPFIAKWPGTIEPGTISDHPSAFWDFLPTACELAGAEPPADIDGISYLPALLDQPKKQTKHRYLYWASSEGPTSVGLRSGTWKAVNYPGGTKKRRSGNSKPVVNEDGWKLFDLASDPGEKNDVSKDHPAELERLVEMAREDELF; this is encoded by the coding sequence ATGAACCTCGCGAGGATCGCCCCAATCCAAACATCGTCTCAATTCCTGCGATCTTTGTCGCGTTTGGCGTTGGCGTTTTGCTGCATCGCCGTGAGTTACCGAGTCGTCTCAGGCGACGAGTCGAGCAAAGCCGATTCGCCCGCCAGTGGGGACGCATTGCGGCCCAACATCATCTACGTGATGGCCGATGACCTTGGTTATGGCGACCTCGGGTGTTATGGCCAAACTCGGATTCAGACACCGCATCTGGATCAAATGGCCGCGGATGGAATTCGGTTCACCGATCACTACGCCGGGCACACGGTGTGTCGCCCTTCTCGGTTGACGCTGTGGACGGGCAAACATGTCGGCAGCACCGGATTGATTGGCAATGCGGCTCGCAATTTGACGGGCGAGCAACCGACCGTGGCTTCGTTGCTTTCGGATGCTGGGTACGCAACCGGTGGAGTCGGCAAATGGGCTCTCGGCAACGTGGATGTTCCCGAGGAGATCGAGAACCCAGGTCATCCGCTCGCCAACGGATTTGATGCTTGGACGGGCTACATGAATCAATCCAACGCCCACAATTACTACCCGAGGTTTCTGTGGCAGAATTACGAACGGCGGTTCTTCCCCGGCAATGTGATCAGCACCGATCCGATCGCTCGCGGTCGCGTTGCAGTCAAACGAGAAAGCTATTCACACGACGTGATGACGGACGCGGCGTTTGATTTCATCCGCGAACATCGGTCCGATCCTTTCCTGTTGCACGTCCATTGGACGATTCCTCATGCCAACAACGAGGGCGGTCGATTGAATGGCGACGGAATGGAGGTGCCGGACTATGGCATTTACGCCGATGAAGGATGGCCCAACCCAGAAAAAGGATTCGCGGCGATGATCACACGAATGGATCGTGACATGGGCCGTCTGATGGATCTGCTTGAGGAACTCAAATTGTCCGAAAAGACGTTGGTGATCTTCACGTCCGACAACGGGCCGCATCACGAAGGCGGCCACAGCGATCTGTTCTTCAACAGCAGCGGACCACTTCAAGGCAGCAAGCGTTCGATGCACGAAGGAGGTATTCGTGTGCCTTTCATCGCGAAGTGGCCTGGCACGATTGAACCGGGAACGATCAGCGATCACCCTTCCGCGTTTTGGGATTTCTTACCGACCGCGTGCGAGTTGGCTGGTGCGGAACCGCCTGCCGATATCGATGGGATTTCCTACCTGCCCGCTTTGCTGGATCAACCGAAGAAGCAAACCAAGCACCGCTATTTGTACTGGGCCAGCAGCGAAGGGCCGACGTCGGTTGGACTTCGTTCCGGAACATGGAAAGCGGTGAATTATCCGGGCGGAACAAAGAAGCGACGCAGCGGAAATAGCAAACCCGTCGTCAACGAGGACGGTTGGAAACTGTTTGATTTGGCGTCCGATCCGGGCGAAAAAAACGATGTTTCAAAAGACCATCCGGCGGAGCTTGAACGATTGGTCGAAATGGCGCGTGAAGACGAGTTGTTTTGA
- a CDS encoding arylsulfatase: protein MPTNTMNDDLGKHAMNARRIFCSTLLMLCFSVANLADGAENESTQPTRPNVLLIMVDDLGYSDLGCYGSEIETPNLDALADNGLRFSQFYNTAKCHSSRVSLLTGQYCIAAGDTSLSHAVTSAEVLAADGYFTAMSGKWHLDKQPTDFGFQRYFGHLSGACNYFRGDNTFRLNGEPWTVPDKDFYTTVADVDYAMQFLNEAEETTDPWFLYVAFNAPHAPLQALPEDYAKYKGRYDEGWDKIRERRVQRQHELGLLPKRSEPSERPAHIPAWETLSEKRQTFEKKRMTALAGMIDRVDQEVGRLIAHLEETGELDNTLIWFVSDNGACPYDRISQKIEAEPTRGDVSWSDSTGWAWARNSPFRLYKQNQTEGGISTPAIVHWPAGLKTKPGSIQRSPAHLIDILPTIADATDSTIPTTFADRDLRPVSGRSLLPIFEGETIEREQPIHLLFSSDRGLRDGDWKIVSFRKEPWELYNIATDRMEQHNLAHQHRDRLTQMAQKWNEMAKEVLHTQTFDPKFGVPSDKPISMTATHPEWTDFSVDPQNNVRGGTGRKKTPKSASSNKQTASGSIRARKNTQLQRRESELHLTFTGDDPGIAIDRLPENLPPGPYRLAFDLLSEAEGNGEVFYTTTPDQSLPKGQHIPIEIESDGRWHSHTISLGDTTKIYRLRLDVSEGKGLAQIRGLRLLSSQNEPVIRWPIAKIKVLK, encoded by the coding sequence ATGCCGACGAACACAATGAACGACGACCTAGGAAAACACGCAATGAACGCTCGGCGAATCTTCTGCAGCACCCTTCTGATGCTCTGTTTCAGCGTCGCGAATCTTGCTGACGGTGCAGAGAATGAAAGCACTCAACCAACGCGTCCCAACGTGCTGTTGATCATGGTTGATGACCTCGGGTACTCGGACCTGGGTTGCTACGGCAGTGAAATCGAGACACCCAACCTGGACGCGTTGGCGGACAACGGATTGCGTTTCTCGCAGTTCTACAACACCGCGAAATGCCACTCCTCACGCGTGTCGTTGCTGACCGGGCAATACTGCATCGCCGCGGGAGACACCTCGCTGTCGCATGCCGTCACCAGCGCCGAAGTGCTCGCAGCGGACGGGTACTTCACGGCCATGTCCGGAAAATGGCACCTCGACAAACAGCCCACCGATTTCGGTTTCCAGCGTTACTTTGGTCACCTCAGTGGCGCCTGCAACTACTTTCGCGGCGACAACACATTCCGTTTGAATGGCGAACCGTGGACTGTTCCTGACAAGGACTTCTACACCACGGTTGCGGATGTCGACTACGCGATGCAGTTCCTCAACGAAGCCGAAGAGACCACCGATCCGTGGTTTCTCTACGTCGCTTTCAATGCACCGCACGCACCGCTGCAAGCCTTGCCTGAAGACTACGCCAAATACAAAGGTCGCTACGACGAGGGTTGGGACAAAATTCGCGAGCGACGTGTCCAGCGTCAACACGAACTCGGTCTTCTGCCGAAGAGGTCCGAACCCAGCGAGCGACCTGCGCACATTCCCGCTTGGGAAACTTTGTCCGAGAAACGACAAACGTTTGAAAAAAAACGCATGACGGCGTTGGCGGGCATGATCGATCGCGTGGACCAAGAGGTCGGCCGGTTGATTGCCCACCTTGAAGAAACCGGTGAACTCGACAACACGTTGATCTGGTTCGTTTCGGACAACGGTGCGTGCCCGTACGATCGAATCAGCCAAAAGATTGAAGCGGAACCCACCCGTGGCGATGTCTCCTGGAGCGATTCAACCGGATGGGCCTGGGCTCGCAACTCACCGTTCCGGCTGTACAAACAAAATCAAACCGAAGGCGGCATCAGCACGCCGGCGATCGTTCATTGGCCAGCGGGTCTGAAAACCAAACCTGGCAGCATCCAGCGCAGCCCGGCTCACTTGATTGACATTCTGCCCACCATTGCCGATGCCACCGACAGCACCATCCCAACGACGTTCGCCGATCGTGATCTGCGACCGGTGTCGGGCCGATCGTTGCTGCCGATCTTCGAAGGTGAAACCATCGAGCGAGAGCAACCGATTCACTTGTTGTTTTCATCGGACCGAGGCCTTCGCGATGGCGATTGGAAGATCGTCAGCTTCCGCAAAGAACCATGGGAACTTTACAACATCGCGACCGACCGGATGGAGCAGCACAACCTCGCTCACCAACATCGTGATCGTCTGACGCAAATGGCTCAGAAGTGGAACGAAATGGCAAAGGAGGTCCTGCACACTCAAACCTTCGATCCCAAGTTCGGAGTTCCGTCAGACAAACCGATCTCGATGACAGCCACTCACCCTGAGTGGACGGATTTTTCCGTTGATCCCCAAAACAATGTTCGAGGCGGCACCGGCCGCAAAAAGACACCCAAGTCCGCTTCCAGCAACAAGCAAACAGCAAGTGGTTCCATCCGAGCCCGCAAGAACACGCAGCTACAACGACGCGAATCGGAATTGCATTTGACGTTCACCGGTGACGATCCAGGGATCGCGATTGATCGTCTGCCGGAGAACCTGCCACCGGGACCCTATCGATTGGCGTTCGATCTGTTGAGCGAAGCCGAAGGCAACGGCGAAGTGTTCTACACAACCACGCCTGACCAGTCCCTCCCCAAGGGCCAACACATCCCGATCGAAATTGAATCCGATGGACGATGGCATTCGCACACAATCTCCCTCGGTGACACGACCAAAATCTATCGATTGCGGTTGGACGTTAGTGAAGGAAAAGGACTGGCTCAAATCCGAGGCCTAAGACTGCTGTCATCCCAAAATGAACCCGTAATTCGCTGGCCAATCGCGAAAATCAAGGTCCTGAAGTGA